In Ascochyta rabiei chromosome 11, complete sequence, the following are encoded in one genomic region:
- a CDS encoding orotidine 5'-phosphate decarboxylase produces MAAHPTLTSTYGARAGLPTTGPLASYLLRLMSIKQTNLCLSADVETSAELMQLAEDVGDSICLLKTHCDIVTDWTDRTAAALREIAKRKSFLIFEDRKFADIGETVQKQYTSGHHRIALWAEITNAHIIPGPAIVTALEKAAESTIAKYNTGVHTEISAAYRAKLNGADDDDDDDDDDDDENDEVPPMDGALESPMLMDDGERRLSIKPTDRKQSVVSVSTTISTRTESISPRPEALNALGETLDLDTVKQLVRLGEPPFLRSLLLLAEMSSAGHLMTPEYRQASVDIARSHRDFVMGFIAQRSLNTQPEDNFITMTPGCQLPPPGQEGAKLGDSLGQQYNTPRKLIFESGCDIIIVGRGIVRASDRKAEAQRYRQAGWQAYEERMGKSQ; encoded by the exons ATGGCAGCTCACCCCACCCTCACCAGCACATACGGAGCGCGCGCCGGACTCCCCACCACCGGGCCTCTGGCTTCGTATCTGCTGCGACTGATGTCCATCAAGCAGACAAATCTGTGCTTGTCGGCCGACGTCGAGACTTCTGCCGAACTGATGCAGCTCGCCGAAGACGTGGGTGACTCGATCTGCCTGCTCAAGACCCACTGCGACATCGTCACCGACTGGACCGACCGGACGGCCGCCGCGCTAAGGGAAATCGCCAAGAGGAAGTCCTTCCTCATCTTCGAGGACCGCAAGTTTGCCGATATTGGTG AAACCGTGCAGAAACAATACACCTCAGGCCACCACCGCATCGCGCTCTGGGCTGAGATCACCAACGCCCATATCATCCCCGGTCCCGCCATCGTCACCGCACTCGAAAAGGCCGCCGAATCCACCATCGCAAAGTACAATACGGGCGTGCACACCGAGATCTCCGCCGCTTATCGCGCCAAGCTGAACGGcgcagacgacgacgacgacgacgacgacgacgacgacgacgagaaTGACGAGGTCCCACCCATGGACGGCGCTCTCGAGTCGCCCATGCTCATGGACGACGGCGAGAGGCGCCTCAGTATCAAGCCCACGGACAGGAAGCAGAGCGTCGTTAGCGTCAGCACTACCATCTCTACACGCACCGAGAGCATCTCGCCGAGACCAGAGGCACTCAATGCCTTGGGCGAGACACTCGACCTCGATACCGTCAAGCAGCTGGTCCGCCTGGGCGAACCGCCGTTTCTGCGCTCGCTCCTCCTGCTCGCCGAGATGAGCTCCGCTGGACATCTCATGACCCCAGAGTACCGACAGGCTAGCGTTGACATTGCGCGCTCTCACAGAGACTTTGTCATGGGCTTTATCGCGCAGCGAAGCTTGAACACCCAGCCAGAGGATAACTTCATCACCATGACGCCTGGCTGCCAACTGCCGCCGCCAGGCCAGGAAGGCGCGAAGCTTGGAGACAGCCTTGGTCAACAGTACAACACGCCACGGAAACTCATCTTCGAGTCGGGCTGCGACATCATCATTGTTGGCCGCGGCATCGTTCGTGCTTCTGACCGCAAGGCCGAAGCGCAACGATACAGACAAGCCGGGTGGCAGGCCTACGAGGAGAGGATGGGAAAGAGCCAATAG
- a CDS encoding 3-hydroxyacyl-CoA dehydrogenase-like protein lam1, variant 2 codes for MLTGAACCWAAGGYTVHLYDPDEKQRSDAELYFHENKAAYRRDASRPIGQLISHTVLDSAVCNAWHVIECVPEVLHIKQEVFARLEKLVARDSILATNSSSYRSSLVVGHLDSATKCRALNTHYYMPPYVRAVELMTSGTTDSELFAYLAQRMEDVGLKPFFVKKESTGFIQNRVWAAIKREMVQVVSEGVADPKTADDIFFETVVMPGLRPFVAMDLVGLDTVVKIEQHYAQERKLPMEHTIEFLKREFIDKGKLGLKSRDGGFYPPKQAAVTGPRLFVCENGLSGQVDNLETGKVLEYSAAGQFQRTIFENQYLPDGIVVLKEEGMMFWTCMGFPGQDDGMVYSARLDGTSLRPIVSKGTMNTPKQIALDEVDKKLYIADREGLGIWRCNLDGSNLEKIIETGDKDKKEDQRDATRWCVGITLSHRLGKLFWTQKGAAKGWQGRIFSANIATPPGETATNRTDKVCLLEGLAEPVDLDFHEESSSLYWTDRGEMPFGNTLNKLPLDKHGQAVNEDYTPLLKHQILARKFHEAIGLKIDAQNQHVYVADLGGSICRCNLDGSEKTRLVFEEGRAWTGISLA; via the exons TCCGGACGAGAAACAGCGCAGCGACGCCGAGCTCTACTTCCACGAGAACAAAGCCGCATACCGACGAGACGCCTCGAGACCGATCGGACAGCTCATTTCTCATACCGTCCTGGATTCTGCAGTGTGCAATGCGTGGCATGTAATCGAATGTGTGCCGGAAGTCCTGCACATCAAGCAAGAGGTCTTCGCCAGGCTGGAGAAACTCGTCGCGCGGGATAGCATCCTGGCGACCAATTCTTCTTCGTATCGGTCCTCCCTTGTCGTGGGCCACCTAGATTCTGCGACGAAATGTCGCGCGCTGAATACGCACTACTACATGCCCCCGTATGTGCGCGCCGTCGAACTTATGACCAGCGGGACCACGGACAGCGAGTTATTCGCGTATTTGGCACAGCGCATGGAGGATGTCGGACTCAAGCCATTCTTCGTGAAGAAGGAATCTACCGGGTTTATCCAAAACAGAGTGTGGGCTGCAATTAAGCGGGAAATGGTGCAGGTTGTTTCAGAGGGAGTGGCGGATCCGAAGACAGCTGATGACATTTTTTTTGAAACGGTTGTGATGCCAGGATTGCGGCCTTTTGTGGCGATGGATC TTGTCGGACTTGATACCGTTGTGAAGATCGAGCAGCATTATGCGCAGGAGCGCAAGCTCCCGATGGAGCACACCATCGAGTTTTTAAAAAGAGAGTTCATTGACAAGGGGAAGTTAGGACTCAAGAGTAGAGACGGCGGATTCTACCCTCCGAAACAGGCTGCAGTCACAGGGCCCCGGCTCTTCGTTTGCGAGAACGGTCTGTCCGGACAGGTCGATAACCTTGAGACCGGTAAAGTATTGGAGTATTCCGCTGCTGGCCAGTTTCAACGGACGATATTCGAGAATCAGTACTTGCCAGATGGGATCGTTGTGCTGAAGGAAGAAGGAATGATGTTCTGGACTTGTATGGGGTTCCCCGGGCAGGATGACGGTATGGTGTACTCCGCGCGTTTGGACGGCACCAGTCTCAGGCCTATCGTCTCCAAAGGGACGATGAACACACCCAAGCAGATAGCGCTTGATGAGGTCGACAAGAAACTGTACATAGCCGATCGCGAAGGCCTCGGTATCTGGCGTTGCAACCTGGACGGCAGCAACCTGGAAAAAATCATCGAGACGGGAGATAAGGACAAGAAAGAAGACCAGCGCGACGCCACAAGATGGTGTGTGGGTATCACTTTGTCGCACCGTCTCGGAAAGTTGTTTTGGACACAGAAAGGCGCGGCGAAGGGATGGCAGGGACGCATCTTTAGTGCTAACATAGCCACGCCGCCCGGAGAGACTGCCACCAACAGGACAGACAAGGTCTGCCTTCTAGAAGGCCTTGCTGAACCAGTTGACCTGGATTTTCATGAAGAATCGTCCAGCCTCTACTGGACAGACAGAGGAGAAATGCCGTTCGGAAATACGCTCAATAAGCTCCCACTTGACAAACATGGACAAGCCGTGAACGAAGATTATACCCCTTTGCTTAAGCACCAGATCTTAGCGAGGAAGTTTCACGAGGCGATAGGACTCAAGATCGATGCGCAGAACCAGCATGTGTATGTTGCTGATCTGGGAGGCTCCATATGCAGGTGCAATCTTGATGGGAGCGAGAAGACGAGGTTGGTTTTTGAAGAGGGGAGAGCGTGGACTGGCATATCACTGGCTTAG
- a CDS encoding 3-hydroxyacyl-CoA dehydrogenase-like protein lam1, whose amino-acid sequence MGTPDSWVAPSDHANRPVAVIGAGVLGRRIACCWAAGGYTVHLYDPDEKQRSDAELYFHENKAAYRRDASRPIGQLISHTVLDSAVCNAWHVIECVPEVLHIKQEVFARLEKLVARDSILATNSSSYRSSLVVGHLDSATKCRALNTHYYMPPYVRAVELMTSGTTDSELFAYLAQRMEDVGLKPFFVKKESTGFIQNRVWAAIKREMVQVVSEGVADPKTADDIFFETVVMPGLRPFVAMDLVGLDTVVKIEQHYAQERKLPMEHTIEFLKREFIDKGKLGLKSRDGGFYPPKQAAVTGPRLFVCENGLSGQVDNLETGKVLEYSAAGQFQRTIFENQYLPDGIVVLKEEGMMFWTCMGFPGQDDGMVYSARLDGTSLRPIVSKGTMNTPKQIALDEVDKKLYIADREGLGIWRCNLDGSNLEKIIETGDKDKKEDQRDATRWCVGITLSHRLGKLFWTQKGAAKGWQGRIFSANIATPPGETATNRTDKVCLLEGLAEPVDLDFHEESSSLYWTDRGEMPFGNTLNKLPLDKHGQAVNEDYTPLLKHQILARKFHEAIGLKIDAQNQHVYVADLGGSICRCNLDGSEKTRLVFEEGRAWTGISLA is encoded by the exons TCCGGACGAGAAACAGCGCAGCGACGCCGAGCTCTACTTCCACGAGAACAAAGCCGCATACCGACGAGACGCCTCGAGACCGATCGGACAGCTCATTTCTCATACCGTCCTGGATTCTGCAGTGTGCAATGCGTGGCATGTAATCGAATGTGTGCCGGAAGTCCTGCACATCAAGCAAGAGGTCTTCGCCAGGCTGGAGAAACTCGTCGCGCGGGATAGCATCCTGGCGACCAATTCTTCTTCGTATCGGTCCTCCCTTGTCGTGGGCCACCTAGATTCTGCGACGAAATGTCGCGCGCTGAATACGCACTACTACATGCCCCCGTATGTGCGCGCCGTCGAACTTATGACCAGCGGGACCACGGACAGCGAGTTATTCGCGTATTTGGCACAGCGCATGGAGGATGTCGGACTCAAGCCATTCTTCGTGAAGAAGGAATCTACCGGGTTTATCCAAAACAGAGTGTGGGCTGCAATTAAGCGGGAAATGGTGCAGGTTGTTTCAGAGGGAGTGGCGGATCCGAAGACAGCTGATGACATTTTTTTTGAAACGGTTGTGATGCCAGGATTGCGGCCTTTTGTGGCGATGGATC TTGTCGGACTTGATACCGTTGTGAAGATCGAGCAGCATTATGCGCAGGAGCGCAAGCTCCCGATGGAGCACACCATCGAGTTTTTAAAAAGAGAGTTCATTGACAAGGGGAAGTTAGGACTCAAGAGTAGAGACGGCGGATTCTACCCTCCGAAACAGGCTGCAGTCACAGGGCCCCGGCTCTTCGTTTGCGAGAACGGTCTGTCCGGACAGGTCGATAACCTTGAGACCGGTAAAGTATTGGAGTATTCCGCTGCTGGCCAGTTTCAACGGACGATATTCGAGAATCAGTACTTGCCAGATGGGATCGTTGTGCTGAAGGAAGAAGGAATGATGTTCTGGACTTGTATGGGGTTCCCCGGGCAGGATGACGGTATGGTGTACTCCGCGCGTTTGGACGGCACCAGTCTCAGGCCTATCGTCTCCAAAGGGACGATGAACACACCCAAGCAGATAGCGCTTGATGAGGTCGACAAGAAACTGTACATAGCCGATCGCGAAGGCCTCGGTATCTGGCGTTGCAACCTGGACGGCAGCAACCTGGAAAAAATCATCGAGACGGGAGATAAGGACAAGAAAGAAGACCAGCGCGACGCCACAAGATGGTGTGTGGGTATCACTTTGTCGCACCGTCTCGGAAAGTTGTTTTGGACACAGAAAGGCGCGGCGAAGGGATGGCAGGGACGCATCTTTAGTGCTAACATAGCCACGCCGCCCGGAGAGACTGCCACCAACAGGACAGACAAGGTCTGCCTTCTAGAAGGCCTTGCTGAACCAGTTGACCTGGATTTTCATGAAGAATCGTCCAGCCTCTACTGGACAGACAGAGGAGAAATGCCGTTCGGAAATACGCTCAATAAGCTCCCACTTGACAAACATGGACAAGCCGTGAACGAAGATTATACCCCTTTGCTTAAGCACCAGATCTTAGCGAGGAAGTTTCACGAGGCGATAGGACTCAAGATCGATGCGCAGAACCAGCATGTGTATGTTGCTGATCTGGGAGGCTCCATATGCAGGTGCAATCTTGATGGGAGCGAGAAGACGAGGTTGGTTTTTGAAGAGGGGAGAGCGTGGACTGGCATATCACTGGCTTAG